One genomic region from Syngnathus typhle isolate RoL2023-S1 ecotype Sweden linkage group LG17, RoL_Styp_1.0, whole genome shotgun sequence encodes:
- the nol12 gene encoding nucleolar protein 12, which produces MKNRKKNSNVPNKAKFKPGSKKRENKCVVTFDDKERAEYLTGFHKRKVERRKVAIAEIRKKIKDEQNRVRQERHKEYIKMLKERQEALEESEDDLEDVITNTTESVQFDHPNHTVTVTTISDLDLTNNHLLERVTNKVNGEPKENDHGEQEEKLMTMPKKAGNPILNKKIRSLTSSLNAFTCKKRKRKQGGRGGRGQQTDKTDKRVTESKISAKKTSKWQRRRMTGKKHGQRD; this is translated from the exons atgaaaaacagaaaaaagaacAGTAATGTCCCCAACAAGGCGAAATTCAAGCCTGGATCTAAGAAGAGGGAAAATAAATGCGTCGTAACGTTTGACGACAAAGAGAGGGC GGAATATCTCACTGGTTTCCATAAGCGGAAGGTGGAAAGGAGGAAAGTAGCTATAGCAGAAATACGCAAGAAGATCAAGGATGAACAAAACCGAGTCAGACAAGAG AGGCATAAGGAATATATCAAAATGCTGAAGGAGCGACAAGAAGCGCTGG AGGAAAGCGAAGATGATCTGGAAGATGTGATCACCAATACAACAGAGTCTGTTCAGTTTGATCATCCGAACCACACAGTCACCGTGACTACCATCAGTGATCTGGACCTCACCAACAATCACCTGCTTGAACGAGTAACAAATAAG gTCAATGGGGaacctaaagaaaatgatcatGGGGAGCAAGAGGAGAAACTGATGACAATGCCAAAAAAGGCTGGCAATCCAATCTTGAACAAAAA GATCCGCTCGCTGACATCCTCACTCAACGCCTTCACCTGCAAAAAGAGAAAACGAAAGcagggaggacgaggaggacgaggccAGCAGACGGACAAGACTGACAAGAGAGTCACAGAAAGCAAAATCAGTGCCAAGAAGACCAGCAAGTGGCAGAGACGACGCATGACTGGAAAGAAGCACGGTCAACGGGATTGA